One Doryrhamphus excisus isolate RoL2022-K1 chromosome 17, RoL_Dexc_1.0, whole genome shotgun sequence genomic region harbors:
- the LOC131105423 gene encoding mitochondrial folate transporter/carrier-like, with translation MSTGHDRGTVSLSDAKPDSASSFPGHIMQVFRQMKIENLVAGLSGGVVSTMVVHPLDLVKIRFAVSDGLELRPKYNGILHCMKCVWQQEGLRGLYQGVTPNVWGAGASWGLYFFFYEAIKAYVKDGRQTELSAAQHLVSAAQAGILTLTITNPIWVTKTRLVLQYSSDPTNKQYKGMLDALIKIYRTEGVSGLYKGYVPGLFGTSHGALQFMAYEQLKRRYKKYKKVPADAKLNALENITTAALSKIFAVATTYPYQVVRARLQDQHNTYNGVVDVITRTWRNEGATGFYKGIIPNVIRVTPACCITFLVYENVSRLLLGTS, from the exons ATGAGCACCGGGCATGACCGCGGTACAGTCAGCCTCAGTGATGCCAAGCCGGACTCTGCCTCGTCATTCCCCGGGCACATCATGCAGGTTTTCAGGCAAATGAAGATAGAAAACCTGGTTGCTGGTCTCAGTGGAGGAGTTGTGTCAACTATGGTTGTTCACCCTCTCGACCTGGTCAAAATCAGGTTTGCAG TGAGTGATGGTTTGGAATTACGGCCCAAATATAACGGAATACTGCACTGTATGAAGTGTGTATGGCAGCAGGAAGGACTGAGGGGACTCTACCAAGGAGTAACCCCCAATGTGTGGGGCGCCGGAGCATCCTGGGGCCTCTATTTCTTTTT CTACGAAGCAATCAAAGCATACGTAAAAGACGGACGTCAGACAGAACTGAGTGCTGCTCAACACCTGGTGTCTGCAGCCCAAGCAG GCATCCTTACACTCACCATAACCAACCCTATCTGGGTCACCAAGACCAGGCTTGTGCTGCAGTACAGTTCTGACCCAactaataaacaatacaaggGGATGCTGGATGCACTGATCAAGATCTACCGCACGGAGGGTGTGTCAGGACTCTACAAG GGTTACGTTCCTGGTCTCTTTGGAACGTCCCACGGTGCCCTGCAGTTCATGGCCTATGAGCAGCTCAAGAGACGctacaaaaaatacaagaagGTTCCTGCAGATGCAAAGCTG AAcgcattggaaaacatcacgaCAGCAGCACTATCCAAAATATTTGCCGTGGCCACGACGTACCCATATCAGGTGGTGCGAGCTCGACTGCAAGACCAGCACAATACATACAACGGTGTAGTCGATGTCATCACACGGACATGGAG GAACGAAGGTGCCACCGGGTTCTACAAAGGCATCATCCCAAACGTGATTCGTGTCACTCCAGCATGCTGCATCACTTTTTTAGTGTATGAAAATGTCTCTCGCTTGCTTCTGGGTACAAGTTAA
- the dcaf13 gene encoding DDB1- and CUL4-associated factor 13, whose protein sequence is MKVKVLSRNPDDYVRETKFDIQRVPRNYDPSLHPFEVCREYTRALNATKLDRVFAKPFLASLDGHRDGVNCMAKHTSSLSLLLSGSCDGEVKLWNLSTRKCIRTLQAHEGFVRGMVVRFCGTSFFTVGDDKTIKQWKMEAPGYGEAEEPLNTILGKTVFTGLDHHQTDGVFATCGQQVDIWDEQRSSPIRSFTWGVDSFSSVRFNPVETQLLASCSSDRSIVLYDMREAAPLKKVIMTMRSNTLSWNPMEAYFFTCCNEDYNLYTYDMRHLHQPVTVHLDHVSAVLDVDYSPTGKEFVSASFDKSIRIFPKDSGRSREVYHTKRMQHVICIKWSADNRYILSGSDEMNIRLWKATASEKLGVLTPREREATNYRKKLTEKYKDFPQIRRIAQHRHLPKTLFNQSKELKLMKEARRKKERNLRKHSKPGSVPVVSEKDKHVVAVVK, encoded by the exons ATGAAAGTAAAAGTCCTCTCGAGGAACCCGGACGACTACGTCCGGGAGACCAAATTCGATATTCAGCGTG TCCCCAGAAACTATGACCCATCACTTCACCCATTCGAGGTGTGCAGAGAATACACCCGGGCTCTTAATGCCACTAAGCTGGACAGGGTGTTTGCAAAGCCTTTCCTTGCATCACTGGATGGACACAGAGATGGAGTGAACTGCATGGCCAAGCACACCTCCAGCCTCTCATTGCTGTTGTCTGGCTCTTGTGATGGGGAG GTTAAATTGTGGAATCTTTCCACACGGAAATGCATCCGCACACTCCAAGCCCATGAAGGTTTTGTCCGGGGAATGGTTGTACGCTTCTGTGGGACGTCCTTCTTCACG GTTGGTGATGACAAAACAATCAAGCAATGGAAAATGGAAGCCCCAGGTTATGGGGAGGCAGAGGAGCCACTTAACACAATTCTTGGCAAG ACAGTCTTCACAGGACTTGACCATCACCAGACGgatggtgtgtttgcaacatgTGGCCAGCAGGTGGACATCTGGGATGAGCAAAGGAGCAGCCCCATCCGTTCTTTCACCTGGGGCGTAGACAGCTTCTCCTCTGTCCGTTTCAACCCCGTGGAG ACTCAACTTCTTGCCAGTTGTTCCTCTGACAGAAGCATTGTGCTGTATGACATGAGAGAAGCAGCACCTCTTAAAAAG GTTATCATGACAATGAGGAGCAACACGTTATCATGGAACCCAATGGAAGCTTATTTCTTCACATGTTGTAATGAAGACTATAA CCTTTACACGTACGACATGAGACACTTACATCAGCCAGTCACCGTGCACTTGGACCACGTGTCTGCAGTGCTAGATGTTGACTATTCCCCCACTGGAAAAGAGTTTGTGTCTGCTAGTTTTGACAAGAGCATCCGCATCTTCCCCAAGGACAGTGGCCGTAGTAG GGAGGTGTACCACACCAAACGCATGCAGCATGTCATCTGCATCAAGTGGTCAGCAGACAACCGCTACATTTTGAGCGGGTCGGATGAAATGAATATTCGGCTGTGGAAAGCGACTGCATCTGAAAAACTAGGAGTG CTGACCCCCCGAGAGAGGGAGGCCACCAACTACAGGAAAAAGCTGACAGAGAAGTACAAGGACTTCCCGCAGATCAGACGTATCGCTCAACACCGACATCTCCCCAAGACCCTCTTCAACCAGTCGAAGGAGCTGAAGTTAATGAAAGAGGCTCGCCGCAAAAA GGAGAGGAATCTCCGCAAGCACAGCAAACCAGGAAGTGTACCTGTGGTGTCTGAGAAGGATAAGCATGTTGTGGCTGTGGTCAAGTGA